Proteins encoded within one genomic window of Kibdelosporangium phytohabitans:
- a CDS encoding UbiX family flavin prenyltransferase, with protein MRLVVAITGATGSIIGVRLLAALRDLDVETHLVLSRWGRATLELETDRSATDVYALADHVHGHSDHSSAIASGSFRTDGMIIAPCSMKTLAAIRAGYGDGLIPRAADVTLKERRKLVMVPRELPFSEIHLDNMLALTRMGVVMAAPVPAFYTKPETIDDIVTHICARVLDQFGLSMPEATRWPDCKPDRRH; from the coding sequence ATGAGGCTCGTGGTGGCCATCACCGGCGCGACCGGGTCGATCATCGGCGTCCGCCTGCTGGCGGCGTTGCGCGACCTGGACGTGGAAACACACCTGGTGCTCAGCCGGTGGGGCCGTGCGACGCTGGAACTGGAAACCGACCGGAGCGCCACGGACGTGTACGCGCTGGCCGACCACGTGCACGGGCACAGCGACCACTCGTCGGCGATCGCCAGCGGGTCGTTCCGCACCGACGGGATGATCATCGCGCCGTGCAGCATGAAAACCCTGGCAGCGATCCGCGCGGGATACGGCGACGGCCTCATCCCGCGCGCGGCGGACGTCACGCTCAAGGAACGCCGCAAACTGGTGATGGTGCCGCGTGAGCTGCCGTTCTCGGAGATCCACCTGGACAACATGCTGGCACTCACGAGAATGGGGGTGGTGATGGCCGCGCCCGTCCCCGCTTTCTACACGAAACCGGAGACCATCGACGACATCGTCACACACATTTGCGCACGCGTGCTCGACCAGTTCGGATTGTCGATGCCGGAAGCGACGCGATGGCCGGACTGCAAACCGGACAGGCGCCACTGA
- a CDS encoding UbiD family decarboxylase, whose protein sequence is MRQTNPGLSVRGAVDWVRRNSPEHWHEPETALPGDEVAADFASRYAGIPANSLTRAESAVSYRVDGRTIPVLLGLYGCAERVRSWLPGLPRITTRADAEAFLAAAIPPVVVPNPPCRQRVYARTDLNRLPALRATPRDAGPYLTMGLVQAGAPGDADSALSVHRMLILGPDRVAIWMVPGRALRRMHEAAVLTGRKLPVSINIGAPPAAVLASALSSSVLPAGADKLDLAGAMAGAPVTVATGVSQPVAVLAESEIVLEGYLDGTVADESLHGPPGVSLPEFLGYDGSARCDLPIITVTAVTTRRSPRFQAVIGPGREQSVILGLSGAVSIALTSDDADWQLIADVHYSAAGGGMLLLVIAIRKVCPADDTRLGAIARRIFDRHMFVKLIVFTDADVDITSTEDVMWAVTTRANLGTDCTTFTGFRPLGMDPSQGADWSGARGADGSAGRSYIDATVPFDLRDRVVRSFAGLAS, encoded by the coding sequence ATGAGGCAGACCAACCCGGGTCTCTCCGTACGCGGTGCCGTCGACTGGGTTCGCCGCAACAGCCCGGAGCACTGGCACGAGCCGGAAACGGCACTGCCCGGCGACGAGGTGGCCGCCGACTTCGCCAGCCGGTACGCCGGGATCCCGGCCAACTCGCTGACGCGCGCCGAATCCGCGGTCAGCTATCGGGTCGACGGGCGGACCATCCCGGTGCTGCTGGGCCTGTACGGGTGCGCCGAACGGGTGCGGTCGTGGCTGCCGGGCCTGCCGAGGATCACCACCAGGGCGGACGCGGAAGCCTTCCTCGCCGCGGCGATCCCTCCCGTGGTGGTGCCGAATCCGCCGTGCCGTCAACGCGTCTACGCCCGCACCGACCTGAACCGGCTGCCCGCGTTGCGCGCGACGCCGAGGGACGCGGGGCCGTACCTGACCATGGGTCTCGTGCAGGCCGGTGCGCCCGGTGACGCGGACAGCGCGTTGTCCGTGCACCGGATGTTGATCCTGGGGCCTGACCGGGTAGCGATCTGGATGGTTCCCGGGCGGGCGTTGCGCCGGATGCACGAGGCCGCGGTGCTCACCGGCCGCAAGCTGCCGGTGTCGATCAACATCGGCGCGCCGCCCGCCGCGGTGCTGGCGTCGGCGTTGAGCTCGTCGGTGCTGCCCGCCGGGGCGGACAAGCTCGATCTCGCCGGCGCGATGGCCGGTGCGCCGGTCACCGTCGCGACCGGGGTGAGCCAGCCGGTCGCGGTGCTCGCCGAGTCGGAGATCGTGCTGGAGGGATATCTCGACGGGACCGTGGCCGACGAGTCGCTGCACGGGCCGCCGGGCGTCTCGTTGCCGGAGTTCCTCGGCTACGACGGCTCCGCCCGCTGCGACCTGCCGATCATCACGGTCACAGCGGTGACCACCCGCCGCTCCCCGCGCTTCCAGGCCGTGATCGGGCCGGGGCGGGAGCAGTCGGTGATCCTGGGCCTGTCCGGTGCCGTGTCGATCGCGCTCACCAGCGACGACGCCGACTGGCAGCTGATCGCCGACGTGCACTACTCGGCCGCGGGCGGCGGGATGCTGCTGCTGGTGATCGCGATCCGCAAGGTCTGCCCGGCCGACGACACGCGCCTCGGGGCGATCGCACGGCGGATCTTCGACCGGCACATGTTCGTGAAGCTGATCGTGTTCACCGACGCGGACGTGGACATCACCTCGACGGAGGACGTCATGTGGGCCGTCACCACCAGGGCGAACCTGGGCACGGACTGCACGACGTTCACGGGCTTCCGCCCGTTGGGCATGGACCCGTCGCAGGGCGCGGACTGGTCGGGGGCACGCGGCGCCGACGGCAGCGCCGGACGGTCGTACATCGACGCGACCGTGCCGTTCGACCTGCGGGACCGGGTGGTCCGCAGCTTCGCGGGACTGGCGTCATGA